The DNA region AAATCTATCTCCAATCGAGTATCTGGGTTATCATTTCCCATTTCCTCAATTTCATCTTCTAATTCTTGAAGACTGAGAGAAGAAAGCATCTCTGCATATTCTCTACCATAAAGCTCCTCCATAATACGTTGTTCGAGATAAACGGTAAATCCTTCGTTGATCCATAGATCGTTCCAATTGGCATTAGTAACCAAATTACCAGACCATGAGTGCGCCAATTCATGCGCAATTAAAGAAGTAAGGGATCTGTCTCCAGCAATTATTGTCGGTGTCGCAAACGTTAGCTTAGGGTTCTCCATTCCTCCAAAAGGGAAGCTAGGTGGCAGAACAATAACGTCATATCTCCCCCATGGGTAAGGGCCATACATATTCTCGGTGGCAATCAACATCTTCTCCATATCCGCAAACTCATATGCAGATTCATCCAGCAAATATGATTCGCAATAAACCCCGGTCCGTTCACCTATCGCTTTAAACTCGATGTCTCCCACTGCTATAGCTACTAGATAACTCGGTACCGGAATATCCATTACGAAACTATATTCACCCGTATTGTTTCTGGATTGAGTGTTATCTGCACTCATCACAGCCATCATGCCTTCTGGCACTTTAACCTTAGCATTATAAGTAAATCTAATCCCCGGGCTATCTTGACAAGGAATCCAAGTTCTCGTTAAAATAGCCTGACCTTGCGTATAAAGAAATGGCATCTTCTTACCTCCCGTTTGCTCTGGAGCAAGCCATTGTAAAGCCATTGCAATAGGACTTGTAGTATATTCTATTTCTATAGATTTGGTAGAGCTGGTAATCGGAATAATTAACATGTTACCGTTTTCGTCGCCCTCCTCAATTTTATACTTCACTTTATCTTCCTCTCCTGTATAAACGGAGTGAATTTCTAATCCAAGAATATCTAAAATTATTTCTGAGCCTCCAAAGTTCTCTATCTGATAATTAGCCACACCAGATACCACTTTGCGTTCAAAATCAAGATTAATGGATAGATCGAGGTGCTTAACAACAGCCTCGTTAGGGTTTGAAAAACTATGAGGATCTTTTGAATATTTCGGCACCATATTATCAGTTTGTTCTTTAACAATTTCTTCTCCGCAACCTTGTATAATAAAAAGAGCAATTGGTAGAATCCATAGTAAAATCCTCTTCATTATGCACAATCTATGTTATAATAACCTCCTTTATTTTCTTTTCGATGTCGTGAATGTTTCACAATGAGATAAGCTACAGTTATAAGATTTCTCAATTCGCACAATTGGGGAGATATAATAGTTTTCTCATATAGCTCTTCGGTTTCCGAATAAAGCATATCAAGTCTCTTTCTAACCATTGCAAGTCGATAATTAGATCTAACAATACCAACATAGTCACTCATAAGAGAACGTAATTCTTCCGTACTATGCGTAATGAGAACTTTTTCTTTTGGATGAGAAGTTCCTTCGGCATTCCAATTTGGAATTTCAATGTCATCAAAATTTCCTTTTGGAGCATTTTGTATATCAATAAATGATCTATGCGCAAATACCAAAGCTTCCAATAACGAATTTGATGCAAGTCGATTTGCACCGTGCAAACCAGTTCGGGCGCTTTCACCACCAGCATATAAATTATTGATACTTGTTCTACCATTTTCATCCACCTCAATGCCTCCACATAAATAGTGCGCGGCCGGAACAACCGGAATCATCTTAGAACTCACATCTATTCCTATCGACAAGCATTTCTCTGTGATGTTTGGGAAATGCTTTTCGAATTCTGTTTTATCCAAATGACTACAATCCAGATAAACATATTTTTCTCCACTTTTTTTTAACTCAGAATCGATAGCCTGTGCAACAATATCACGGGAAGCAAGTTCTTTTCTATCATCATACTTACCCATAAATTCTTCGCCATCTCTTGTTTTAAGAATGGCCCCAAAACCCCTCACCGCTTCTGAAATCAAGAAAGCCTGTTCAGCGCCTGGCTCATATAATGCAGTCGGATGAAATTGCACAAATTCCATGTCTTTAATCTTCGCTTTCGCCCTATATGCCAACGCAACTCCATCGCCTGTTGCTATAGATGGATTTGTAGTATTTCTATACGCTTGACCAATGCCACCAGATGCCAACATAGTTACGTCTGCCAGAATACTCTGTATTTCACTACTCTTTTGAGCCAACACATATGCACCATAGCAATTCACTTCGTTGGTTAATTTTCTAGACTGAACCTTTCTATGATGCTCCGTAATCAGATCAATTACGTAATGATGTTCTAACATTTCGATGTTGGAACACATTTTAATCTGCCGAAGCAAAGACATTTCTACTTCGTAGCCTGTTACATCCTTGTGATGAACAATTCGGTTCAATGAATGACCACCTTCTTTTCCTAAATCAAAATCACCAGACTCCTCTTTATCAAAACCCACTCCCCACGAAATCATTTCCTCAAAACGAGCTGGACCTTCCTCAATAACCATTTTTACAATATTCTCATCACACAAGCCATCGCCAGCAATCAAAGTATCGTTGATGTGTTTTTCGAATGAATCTTCTTTACCTGGGAAAACAAAAGCGATACCACCTTGAGCATACTTTGTATTTGATTCGCTCTCGTCTCCTTTTGTAACGATTGTTACTTTCTTATCCGTAAAGTGACGAGCTACTTTTAAGGCGTAGGTAAGTCCAGCTATCCCGGAACCAATTACAAGAAAATCGGTTCTAATCATAAACTTAATTGAACAACCTTTCCTGCCGAAACGTCGAGCATCCTTTCTATTGGAACTAACGCTTTTCTTTGAATTTCTGGGTCAACATGAATTTCAGGAAGTTCATGTTTCATGCACAAATAAAGTTTCTTCATGGTATTCATTTTCATAAAATGACATTCGCTGCATGCGCAAGTATTGTCTTCATGAGCAGGAGCGGCGTATAATTTTTTAGTCGGAACCTCTTTCATCATCTGATGAAGAATACCAGCTTCTGTAGCCACAATAAATTCATCATGGTCTTCATTTTTTACATAATCAATCATACCAGCTGTAGAACCTACGTAAGCTGCCGTTTTCAAAATATGCGTTTCAGACTCTGGGTGAGCGATAATTTTAGCATTGGGATGTTCCGCACTCAATTGTAATAATTTATCAATAGAGAAAGCTTCGTGTACGATGCAAGCTCCATCCCAAAGAAGCATGTCTCTTCCTGTTTCACCGATTAAATACTTTCCTAGATTTTTATCAGGAGCAAAAATGATTGGTTTATCTGCAGGGATGGAGTTAATAATGCTCACTGCATTGGACGAAGTGCAAACAATATCAGTAAGAGCCTTTACATCCGCAGAACAGTTAACATAAGTTACTACCACGTGGTCTGGATGAGCATCCTTAAAGGCTTTAAAATCGTTTGGTGGGCAAGAATCAGCTAAAGAACAACCTGCTTTTAAATCAGGAAGAACTACCTTCTTTGTAGGATTTAAAATCTTTGCGGTCTCCGCCATAAATTGAACTCCTGCAAAAACAATTAAATCCGCATCAGTACGTGCTGCTTCTTGAGAAAGACCTAAGCTATCCCCAACAAAATCCGCAATGTCTTGTATTTCAGGCTCCTGATAGTAGTGCGCAAGAATAACCGCGTTCTTTTCCTTTTTAAGGATATTAATCTCCTTTACTAGGTCAAGACTGTTACTTACCTCTATATCCAAATATCCTCTCTCCTCAATCTCCTTAGACATAATTTCGGCCATAATAATAGTTCCTTACGTGCGTTCACATAGCCTGCAGGCTAAAAGCGAAGCCAAATATACTTCAGACTGATGAATTGACAAATGATTACGAAAAACAAAACGATTATTTCATATTTTCGCTAACTGTAATTTGGCAGTCAAACAAACAACGCAATGGATCAATTTAAAAAACTTAATACACTCGTAGGCTGGATTGTTTTCGCAATCGCAACTACTGTGTATTTCTTAACGATTGAACCGACAGCAAGTTTCTGGGATTGCGGTGAATATATTGCCTCGGCATATAAACTTCAAGTAGGCCACCCTCCTGGAGGACCCTTTTTTCAATTACTAGGCAGGTTCTTTACCCTTTTCGCATTTGGTGATGTTACTCAAGTAGCAAAAATGATTAACGTCCTTTCTGCATTATGTAGCTCGTTTACAATTTTATTTCTTTTCTGGACAATTACTGCCATGGGAAAAAAGCTCGTTGGTGCTAAAGAAGAAATGACTACTGGTCATATATATGCAATTCTAGGCAGTGGAATTGTTGGAGGACTCGCTTATACATTTTCAGATTCATTCTGGTTCTCCGCGGTTGAAGGAGAAGTTTACGCAATGTCATCTTGCTTTACTGCATTAGTTTTTTGGCTTATAGTAAAATGGGAAGATCACGCACATGAAGAACGTTCAGATAAATGGATCGTTTTAATTTCCTATTTAGTTGGGCTTTCCATTGGTGTTCATTTACTAAACTTATTAGCTATTCCTGCCATCGGGATGGTGTATTACTTCAAAAAATTTAAGTACACGAGAAAAGGACTTATCATTGCTTTTATTGTCTCTTTCTCTATACTCGTTATAGTGCAGTATGGCATTATACCAGGATTTATCTGGGTTGCATCGCGCTTTGAACTTCTTTTTGTAAACGATTTTGGTCTACCATTTAACAGTGGCCTTATTGTTTATGGTTCGCTAATAATAGGAGGCATACTTTACGGCCTTAAATGGAGCAAACAAAACGGGTATAAAATACTTAACACAGCTATAATCTGTTTTACATTTATCCTAATTGGTTACTCATCTTATGCACTTATTGTAATTAGATCTAGCGCTAATCCGCCGATGGATGAAAATAACCCTGAGCATGTATTCTCTTTACTTTCTTATTTACAACGGGAACAATATGGTGACAGACCATTATTAACTGGCCAATATTATAACGCACCAATAGACAAAACGGATCCTTATCACGATGGATCGCCTGTGTATTCTAAATCACCTAACAGCGATAAATATTTCATCTCTGATGACCGAAAGGCCACTAAGCCAAACTTCGACAAGAAATTCAAAACCACATTCCCTCGTATGTATAGCTCACAGGGTAGTCATGTGAGAGCTTACAAGAGAATTGCAGATATTAAAGGAAAATCTGTAAAATATGTGAACGAAAGAGGAGAACAGGAAATAATTCAAAAGCCCACATTTGCTGAAAATCTTACCTTCTTCTTTAAGTATCAAATTGGTCATATGTACTTAAGGTATTTTGCTTGGAATTATGTGGGTCGTCAGAACGATTTACAAGGGCATGTAGAATTTGGTAAAGGAAACTGGATAAGTGGGGTTGACTTTATTGATGAGGCATTAGTTGGTCCACAAGATTTACTCCCACCTGAATTGGCTAATAACAAAGCAAAGAACAAATTCTACTTCTTACCACTTCTACTCGGTATACTAGGAATATTAGTTCAATTCAGTAAAAACTGGAAAGATGGTTTCGTAGTACTACTTCTCTTCTTCTTTACTGGTTTGGCCATTGTAATCTACCTTAATCAATACCCATTTCAACCCAGAGAGAGAGATTACGCCTATGTTGGATCATTCTATGCCTTTGCCATTTGGATTGGGATAGGAGTTTATGGCGTATTTGATATTTTCAGACAATACACCAACCCTGTTATCAGTTCAGTAGCAGCTACAGTACTATGTTTACTTCTAGTACCAACAATTATGGCAAAAGAAGGATGGGACGATCACGATAGATCTGACACTTACGCTGCTAGAGATTTTGCTTATAACTACTTAAATAGTTGCGCACCCAATGCCATTTTATTTACAAATGGTGATAACGATACATTCCCACTTTGGTATCTCCAAGATGTTGAAGGCATAAGAACAGATGTGCGAGTCGTTAATCTTAGTTTACTAAATACAGATTGGTATATCGATCAAATGAAGCGTAAAGCATATGATTCTGATCCTACACCATTCTCTCTTACTAAAGACAAATACATCCAAGGAACAAGAGATTACCTTTTGTATTATGACAAAAAACTAAAAGGCTATAGCGATATAGATAAGGTAATGGAATTTATTGCTAGCGATAAAAACCAAACCAAATTACAAACGCGTGGAGGTAAAATGATTAATTACCTGCCGACCAAAAAGATAAAAATACCGGTCGACAAAAAATTCATTTTAGAAAACGGTACGGTTAAGCAAGAACTCGCTGATCAAATATTACCTGCGATCAACTGGGATATTAAGAAAAGTCATCTTGTTAAAAAGAACATGATGATTCTTGACCTACTGGCCACAAATGATTGGAAACGTCCGATTTATTTTGCCATTACAGTAGGTGGCGATAGCTACTTGGATCTTCAACAATATTTCCAATTAGAAGGATTAGCTTATCGACTTGTTCCTTTAAAAACGAACAATGCCGATGGTCAAATTGGAAGAATAGATACTGATATCATGTACGAAAACCTCATGAATAAATTCAAGTGGGGAAATATTTCTGATCCAAATGTTTATTTGAACGAGAATAATATCCGAATGACAATGAACTTCAGAAACAACTTTACAAGATTGGCTGAAGCTCTAATAGCAGAAGGCGATACAGAAAGAGCAAGTAAAGTTGCTGATCGTTGTTTTGATATTATGCCACACGAGAGTATTCCGTATAATCTGTTTGTTCTGCCGTTAGCAGAAGTTTATTATAACGTAGGGGAAATTGAAAAAGGTAATGAGGTTATCCAAATATTGGCAAATAAATATGAGAAAGAATTAGACTACTATTTCTCTATGAAATTAAACTATTTGAATGCAACTAAACGGGATCTTCAGCAGGCTATGTCTATCATGCAGCGTTTATCTATGATAACTGAGAAATATGAGCAGACCGAGCTAAATGAAATACTTGAAGCCAAGTTTAAATCTTTAGAGGAGTTGTATATACAACGAATGACTGCACTAAATCAACAATACCCTTCTTAGGTATTCTCGATATTACTTGATTTATTTGCTAAATCATGTATTTCATTCAACCATCATTTTTAGCACGTCGCGTTTATCATGAATGCACGTGGAGAATTCCGAACGGAAATACTATCTATCTCACATTCGATGACGGACCAACAACAGAAGTAACCGAGTGGATATTAGAATTCCTATCTAACGAGAATATTAAAGCTACTTTCTTTTGCACAGGTAAAGCTGTGGTTAAAGAAAAAGATCTTTTCGACAGAATTATAAAAGATGATCATAGAATAGGAAATCACACTTTCAACCATCCAAATGGCTGGAAAAGTAATAATACAGATTATATAAAAGACGTTGCGCAAGCCGCTAATGTTATTCCCTCCAACCTATTCAGACCACCTTATGGCAAGGTATCCAAACGTCAGATTAGAGAATTACGAAAAGATTATAATATAATTATGTGGGATATTCTTTCCGGCGATTTTGATAAATCGATCTCTAAAGAAAAATGCGCGAAAAATGTAATAACCAATTTAAGGGATGGATCCATCATAGTTTTTCACGACACAATTAAATCTTTTGATAAATTAAGATACTGTTTGCCTATCTTGGTAAAACATGCTACAATAAATGGTTTTAAATTCTCAAAATTACCTGATTTCAAGTAGGATAATTATTGAAAATCTAACCTAAATTAGAAAAACAAATAGGCATAGAAATACGTATTAAAAAAATTAAAACACGACCAAGAACAACTTAGGATGATCGAATTATTATGGGAATTAAATTTTGACAGGTCGATACCGATTCTGTTATCCCTAATCCCTGGTCTTCTTTCCTTATCAATCTTCATCTATGCCCTTATTAGACTGCCTAAATCTGGAATTACGGCAACCTTTGCCTTGTTCGTATTCTCTACATTCATTTGGCAATTAAGCGATACTCTTATTAGAGCTTCCGAACAATACTTTGTTGCTAAGTTATGGCAAGATTTATTGTTTGCTGGTGTATTATTTATAGGTCCATTTAGTCTTCATTTCACCCTACTCTACACTGAGCGTAAAAAAATTACACGTTCCTATTTCTTGATTTTCATTTTATACTTCCCTGCTTTCTTCTTCGAAGTTGCCGAGGGAGGAAATTTATTTCGTCATGCTATAGTTTTTGATTCATTCTGGGGATGGGTTAGTGCCCCAACATTCGAATTTCTAAATACGCTTGAAGCTTCATGGATTGCCAGTTGCGGGTTAATAACTCTCCTTTTACTTGGGAATTATGCATACAAAATGAAAGATGTAGAGGTGAGAAACAAACAGTCTCTATTGATCTTTATTGGTTATGTAATTCCTGCATCACAAGGCATTTTAACACAGTACTTACTTCCATTTTTCTTTGATGCATCAGACAACCCACTTACTACGACTACAACTGTGGTTTTCTCAACTTGTGTAGTTATTGCATTAGCAAAGTATCGGCTTTTATCTTATAACCCTTTACTTACATCCGACAACCTTATTCGAACAATGAATGAGGGAATATTAGTAACAGATCATGTAGGTGTTACTA from Flavobacteriales bacterium includes:
- the nadB gene encoding L-aspartate oxidase: MIRTDFLVIGSGIAGLTYALKVARHFTDKKVTIVTKGDESESNTKYAQGGIAFVFPGKEDSFEKHINDTLIAGDGLCDENIVKMVIEEGPARFEEMISWGVGFDKEESGDFDLGKEGGHSLNRIVHHKDVTGYEVEMSLLRQIKMCSNIEMLEHHYVIDLITEHHRKVQSRKLTNEVNCYGAYVLAQKSSEIQSILADVTMLASGGIGQAYRNTTNPSIATGDGVALAYRAKAKIKDMEFVQFHPTALYEPGAEQAFLISEAVRGFGAILKTRDGEEFMGKYDDRKELASRDIVAQAIDSELKKSGEKYVYLDCSHLDKTEFEKHFPNITEKCLSIGIDVSSKMIPVVPAAHYLCGGIEVDENGRTSINNLYAGGESARTGLHGANRLASNSLLEALVFAHRSFIDIQNAPKGNFDDIEIPNWNAEGTSHPKEKVLITHSTEELRSLMSDYVGIVRSNYRLAMVRKRLDMLYSETEELYEKTIISPQLCELRNLITVAYLIVKHSRHRKENKGGYYNIDCA
- the nadA gene encoding quinolinate synthase NadA, whose amino-acid sequence is MAEIMSKEIEERGYLDIEVSNSLDLVKEINILKKEKNAVILAHYYQEPEIQDIADFVGDSLGLSQEAARTDADLIVFAGVQFMAETAKILNPTKKVVLPDLKAGCSLADSCPPNDFKAFKDAHPDHVVVTYVNCSADVKALTDIVCTSSNAVSIINSIPADKPIIFAPDKNLGKYLIGETGRDMLLWDGACIVHEAFSIDKLLQLSAEHPNAKIIAHPESETHILKTAAYVGSTAGMIDYVKNEDHDEFIVATEAGILHQMMKEVPTKKLYAAPAHEDNTCACSECHFMKMNTMKKLYLCMKHELPEIHVDPEIQRKALVPIERMLDVSAGKVVQLSL
- a CDS encoding polysaccharide deacetylase family protein — its product is MYFIQPSFLARRVYHECTWRIPNGNTIYLTFDDGPTTEVTEWILEFLSNENIKATFFCTGKAVVKEKDLFDRIIKDDHRIGNHTFNHPNGWKSNNTDYIKDVAQAANVIPSNLFRPPYGKVSKRQIRELRKDYNIIMWDILSGDFDKSISKEKCAKNVITNLRDGSIIVFHDTIKSFDKLRYCLPILVKHATINGFKFSKLPDFK
- a CDS encoding DUF2723 domain-containing protein; amino-acid sequence: MDQFKKLNTLVGWIVFAIATTVYFLTIEPTASFWDCGEYIASAYKLQVGHPPGGPFFQLLGRFFTLFAFGDVTQVAKMINVLSALCSSFTILFLFWTITAMGKKLVGAKEEMTTGHIYAILGSGIVGGLAYTFSDSFWFSAVEGEVYAMSSCFTALVFWLIVKWEDHAHEERSDKWIVLISYLVGLSIGVHLLNLLAIPAIGMVYYFKKFKYTRKGLIIAFIVSFSILVIVQYGIIPGFIWVASRFELLFVNDFGLPFNSGLIVYGSLIIGGILYGLKWSKQNGYKILNTAIICFTFILIGYSSYALIVIRSSANPPMDENNPEHVFSLLSYLQREQYGDRPLLTGQYYNAPIDKTDPYHDGSPVYSKSPNSDKYFISDDRKATKPNFDKKFKTTFPRMYSSQGSHVRAYKRIADIKGKSVKYVNERGEQEIIQKPTFAENLTFFFKYQIGHMYLRYFAWNYVGRQNDLQGHVEFGKGNWISGVDFIDEALVGPQDLLPPELANNKAKNKFYFLPLLLGILGILVQFSKNWKDGFVVLLLFFFTGLAIVIYLNQYPFQPRERDYAYVGSFYAFAIWIGIGVYGVFDIFRQYTNPVISSVAATVLCLLLVPTIMAKEGWDDHDRSDTYAARDFAYNYLNSCAPNAILFTNGDNDTFPLWYLQDVEGIRTDVRVVNLSLLNTDWYIDQMKRKAYDSDPTPFSLTKDKYIQGTRDYLLYYDKKLKGYSDIDKVMEFIASDKNQTKLQTRGGKMINYLPTKKIKIPVDKKFILENGTVKQELADQILPAINWDIKKSHLVKKNMMILDLLATNDWKRPIYFAITVGGDSYLDLQQYFQLEGLAYRLVPLKTNNADGQIGRIDTDIMYENLMNKFKWGNISDPNVYLNENNIRMTMNFRNNFTRLAEALIAEGDTERASKVADRCFDIMPHESIPYNLFVLPLAEVYYNVGEIEKGNEVIQILANKYEKELDYYFSMKLNYLNATKRDLQQAMSIMQRLSMITEKYEQTELNEILEAKFKSLEELYIQRMTALNQQYPS
- a CDS encoding M1 family metallopeptidase; this translates as MKRILLWILPIALFIIQGCGEEIVKEQTDNMVPKYSKDPHSFSNPNEAVVKHLDLSINLDFERKVVSGVANYQIENFGGSEIILDILGLEIHSVYTGEEDKVKYKIEEGDENGNMLIIPITSSTKSIEIEYTTSPIAMALQWLAPEQTGGKKMPFLYTQGQAILTRTWIPCQDSPGIRFTYNAKVKVPEGMMAVMSADNTQSRNNTGEYSFVMDIPVPSYLVAIAVGDIEFKAIGERTGVYCESYLLDESAYEFADMEKMLIATENMYGPYPWGRYDVIVLPPSFPFGGMENPKLTFATPTIIAGDRSLTSLIAHELAHSWSGNLVTNANWNDLWINEGFTVYLEQRIMEELYGREYAEMLSSLSLQELEDEIEEMGNDNPDTRLEIDLEARNPDDGFSGVPYTKGYMMLRKMEETFGRDKFDEFLKGYFKTFQFTSVTTDVVESYIKTNLIDRYNIAFNTDEWIHEPGLPESISKINSDKFEKVEESISIMLASGAYGDLRIADWSTHEWLHFIHHLPSDLVIEQIARIDEEFEFSKSGNSEILAAWLLFCVENNYSAVFPEVEKFLINVGRRKFLTPLYKELINSDDKHPGLAKDIYSKARANYHSVSYETLDRLFE